The proteins below come from a single Roseiconus lacunae genomic window:
- a CDS encoding polysaccharide biosynthesis/export family protein: MCKTINRIGLSVLSLFPILASAGCSVLGFSAYPIAHVMTEDTKEILDQTTRCPDVPRELAKQVRPMHTLAPGDELLVEVLEADDLSIQLPADQRIMADGTIDLGRYGRVVVSSMTIEQAESTVQEIVSKAERDSVRVNIRLIQPIHRYYVIGEVNSPGAYSLTGHETVLDALMEAGGLTARASACDILLARPTSPCSCRVTLPVCYRSITQLGDSTTNYHLKPGDRIFVSRQSFCEEMFAYVKGSQTCERCCKKQVACRDASLIESDALDFVMPGVVEIPPVDPPSYGIDGSAGIDGAPAGVESYQLQDNPPQPQQADGRDRRLQPSSAEDLTAPKNPPRNFDGELNFGELLDGDE; the protein is encoded by the coding sequence ATGTGCAAAACAATCAATCGAATCGGCCTTTCGGTGTTGTCGTTGTTTCCAATCCTGGCGTCAGCGGGGTGTAGCGTCTTAGGCTTTTCGGCCTATCCGATCGCTCACGTGATGACTGAGGACACGAAGGAAATCTTGGACCAAACCACACGTTGTCCGGATGTGCCACGTGAATTGGCCAAGCAAGTGCGACCGATGCATACGCTCGCACCTGGGGACGAATTGCTGGTCGAAGTTCTCGAAGCCGATGATCTGTCGATTCAACTTCCGGCAGATCAGCGAATCATGGCCGATGGCACGATTGACCTCGGACGCTATGGTCGCGTCGTCGTATCGAGCATGACGATCGAGCAGGCCGAATCGACCGTTCAGGAGATCGTCAGCAAAGCCGAACGCGATTCAGTGCGTGTCAATATTCGATTGATCCAGCCGATCCACCGGTACTACGTCATCGGGGAAGTGAATTCGCCAGGAGCATATTCGTTGACCGGTCATGAAACCGTCCTTGATGCACTCATGGAAGCAGGCGGATTAACGGCCCGTGCGTCGGCGTGCGACATCTTGCTTGCTCGTCCGACGAGTCCCTGCTCTTGTCGTGTGACATTGCCGGTCTGTTACCGTTCGATCACGCAGTTGGGCGATTCGACGACCAACTACCATCTCAAACCCGGTGACCGTATTTTCGTGTCACGGCAATCGTTTTGCGAAGAAATGTTTGCCTACGTCAAGGGAAGCCAAACGTGTGAGCGATGTTGCAAGAAGCAGGTCGCATGCCGAGACGCAAGTTTGATCGAATCGGATGCGTTGGACTTCGTGATGCCAGGTGTCGTCGAAATTCCCCCGGTCGACCCTCCGTCCTATGGAATCGATGGTTCTGCCGGTATCGATGGGGCGCCCGCAGGCGTGGAAAGTTATCAGTTGCAGGATAATCCTCCGCAACCGCAGCAAGCTGACGGACGCGATCGCCGACTTCAACCCTCCAGTGCCGAAGATTTGACCGCGCCGAAGAATCCCCCGCGGAACTTTGATGGGGAGTTGAACTTTGGTGAACTGCTTGATGGAGACGAATGA
- a CDS encoding AsmA-like C-terminal region-containing protein, with amino-acid sequence MNQYRYWTTNWSFEDIEVGTLAGRLERLGIELPVDVDGIVTVNFEVGIPLNALRTGKAYRIEGTLTGRNVKADQLVLDSVRAEVKFDDGTLTLQKLDAKQGGGTIAGDAKFELLPRGDFSGQLQLSQFRTEAVFDLLAKFGGNWAEAWSIATVDGKVDVNGRTDDLKIPLNWNVAGEVSANEIRYGKELQVDLNVPEFRLKQRRVTIQNTSLRSSQTRPSGQPIFLANLSGSVDLADTPKVDLRLTADDLPLGMFSKAVEGKIDVDGRVQGTVSTEAIKNDATDPLQIRAAIASPRLKIAGLDLGRLEHDLTLDRQRFRLAPRAPIEPDDTSLARIRSLSAQYAVSDERLQVNAFEAELFQGKLNGTASLALTSRGQHQFDVRWDDLSPEVTITLPLATKPTTLAATTSGRLNWRVEADQLDQPLAHRGAAIVRISQLTASGESLGRLIAEVSVDGDGIEAAVDGEILGGRLTVHSTTTPDPQASWADLLRYTVVDRFSLNDTSLEQASVLMGHQRGVYGGRLDVQSGIVDLNNLREPIEIQAALRSVRISGKELSPSLAVTLRVRDGVANIQSLRGVYAGGLLTGQGVWSFDAGMPGTGQRNISLRLTRAKGSQILLPVSAEAGQWLSGIVSGQVTVTGTGQGFINKLRVTGNVVADNATAFDLPVGDAHSSLVVTYDVPTSRWSAKFPNVKSSLAGGSVSGALRLASSASHRGTLDMDSRWKVAHVDFEQLLSTYVGTTTIGQGDVTGDLTLSGRRISGARQLRGQFRFRLGGTDASAVPGLSTAGVLLGASALVGTRFNEGIATGRIASGAIVLEEVALVSDRVAVKAEGRVGLLDTRMNVGVVLSTGNFQGQDLLVDLVGLSDLIFASPFGQINRLLSDRTFVFEINGTASSPIIRLLPGESLQANVRRFAVQELITITVADGLFSN; translated from the coding sequence GTGAATCAATATCGTTACTGGACGACAAATTGGTCGTTCGAAGATATCGAAGTCGGCACGCTCGCCGGGCGGTTGGAACGGCTGGGCATCGAGCTTCCAGTCGACGTCGACGGAATCGTCACCGTGAATTTCGAAGTTGGGATTCCGCTCAATGCTCTTCGTACCGGCAAGGCGTATCGAATCGAAGGCACGCTGACGGGACGAAACGTAAAAGCGGATCAACTGGTTCTCGATTCGGTTCGTGCGGAAGTCAAGTTCGATGATGGCACGCTGACATTGCAAAAGCTAGACGCTAAACAAGGCGGCGGAACGATAGCTGGCGATGCGAAGTTCGAGCTTCTTCCGCGCGGTGACTTTTCAGGACAATTACAGCTAAGCCAGTTTCGAACCGAAGCCGTGTTTGATTTGCTCGCGAAATTTGGCGGCAATTGGGCAGAGGCTTGGTCGATCGCGACCGTGGACGGTAAGGTCGATGTCAATGGTCGGACGGATGACTTGAAGATTCCACTGAACTGGAATGTGGCCGGTGAAGTCTCGGCCAACGAAATTCGCTACGGGAAAGAGTTGCAAGTCGACCTTAACGTTCCCGAATTTCGGTTGAAACAACGGCGGGTGACGATTCAAAATACGAGCCTTCGGTCGAGCCAGACGCGGCCATCAGGACAACCTATCTTTCTAGCAAACCTGTCCGGTTCGGTTGATCTTGCAGACACGCCGAAAGTCGACCTTCGTCTGACAGCCGACGACTTACCACTGGGGATGTTCAGCAAAGCGGTCGAAGGGAAAATCGATGTCGACGGACGAGTCCAAGGAACGGTTTCGACCGAGGCAATCAAAAACGACGCGACTGATCCACTTCAGATTAGGGCGGCGATCGCGTCACCTCGTCTTAAAATCGCTGGCTTAGATCTCGGGCGTTTGGAACACGATCTCACATTGGATCGTCAACGTTTTCGGTTGGCTCCTCGTGCCCCGATCGAACCGGACGACACTTCACTCGCTCGCATTCGGTCGTTGTCTGCTCAATACGCGGTCTCGGATGAGCGACTTCAAGTCAATGCGTTCGAAGCCGAATTGTTCCAGGGAAAGCTCAACGGTACGGCAAGCTTAGCGTTGACCTCGCGGGGCCAGCATCAGTTCGACGTGCGCTGGGATGATCTCTCCCCCGAAGTTACGATCACGCTACCGCTTGCGACCAAACCAACCACGCTTGCTGCCACAACGTCGGGAAGATTGAATTGGCGAGTCGAGGCGGATCAACTCGATCAACCGCTGGCTCATCGCGGAGCGGCGATCGTTCGCATCAGCCAACTCACCGCCTCCGGAGAGAGCTTGGGACGGTTAATCGCAGAAGTCAGCGTCGACGGTGACGGTATCGAAGCGGCGGTCGATGGGGAAATCCTTGGCGGCCGGTTGACCGTTCATTCGACGACAACGCCGGACCCACAGGCTTCTTGGGCCGATTTGCTTCGATACACCGTCGTGGATCGTTTTTCTTTAAACGACACGTCACTCGAACAAGCAAGTGTGCTCATGGGACATCAGCGTGGTGTTTATGGAGGACGCCTGGATGTTCAATCAGGCATTGTCGACCTGAACAATCTTCGTGAACCGATCGAAATTCAAGCGGCGCTTCGCTCGGTCCGTATCAGCGGAAAAGAACTTTCGCCGTCGTTGGCTGTCACACTTCGAGTGCGAGACGGCGTCGCAAACATTCAGTCGCTACGCGGCGTTTACGCCGGCGGGCTCCTGACCGGGCAAGGCGTCTGGTCATTTGACGCGGGGATGCCTGGCACGGGCCAGAGAAATATCTCGCTTCGATTGACACGTGCGAAAGGCAGTCAGATCTTGTTGCCGGTCAGTGCCGAAGCCGGTCAATGGTTATCTGGCATTGTCAGTGGACAGGTTACCGTAACTGGGACAGGACAAGGGTTCATCAACAAGCTTCGTGTCACCGGAAACGTTGTCGCCGACAACGCGACCGCGTTCGACCTACCAGTCGGTGACGCACACAGTTCGCTCGTCGTGACCTACGATGTTCCCACGTCGCGATGGTCGGCAAAGTTTCCCAATGTGAAATCGTCACTCGCCGGTGGCTCTGTCTCGGGGGCATTGCGATTGGCTTCTTCGGCGTCGCATCGTGGGACGCTGGATATGGATAGTCGCTGGAAGGTGGCTCACGTCGATTTCGAGCAATTGTTGAGCACTTACGTTGGAACAACAACGATCGGTCAAGGCGACGTCACCGGTGATCTGACGCTCAGCGGTCGCCGGATCAGTGGCGCGCGGCAATTGCGAGGCCAGTTCCGTTTCCGACTTGGTGGCACCGATGCCTCGGCCGTCCCTGGTTTGTCGACTGCGGGCGTCCTTTTGGGCGCGAGTGCACTTGTCGGAACGAGATTTAACGAAGGGATCGCTACCGGACGCATCGCTTCCGGAGCAATCGTTCTCGAAGAAGTCGCATTGGTTTCCGATCGAGTCGCCGTGAAAGCCGAAGGTCGGGTCGGTCTGCTCGATACGCGTATGAACGTTGGCGTTGTGCTTTCGACCGGAAACTTTCAAGGCCAAGACTTGCTAGTCGACTTGGTAGGGCTTTCCGACCTGATCTTTGCCAGCCCGTTCGGCCAGATCAATCGTTTGCTGAGCGATCGAACATTTGTGTTTGAAATTAATGGGACGGCGAGTTCGCCGATCATTCGTCTGCTGCCCGGCGAATCGCTGCAAGCAAACGTCAGGCGATTTGCGGTTCAAGAGTTGATCACGATCACGGTCGCCGACGGATTGTTTTCGAACTGA
- a CDS encoding ion transporter, which yields MHDVIFESDTPAGWTFDVGLLIAILCSISVISLETIPSIAKQELFVLEAIEWLLTILFSIEYVARLVCARHPLRYAFSFWGIVDLLSILPTYIGFFFVPQNQTRSFAILRSIRLLRAFRVLKLWRMMSDADELWHAVWNARHKIIVFLIVVMVAVTISGTLMYFVETIVPALVAGVRPEQYDSRFDSIPQAMYWAIVTMTTVGYGDIVPTTTTGKVISATLILLGYSLIIVPSGFVTAELSSRSESEKRTGDSCPRCATDEHLVGAIYCHRCGERLGRSHQDSEDPLRKDS from the coding sequence ATGCACGATGTCATCTTTGAATCCGATACGCCGGCGGGATGGACATTTGATGTTGGTTTGCTGATCGCCATCCTTTGCAGCATCAGCGTGATTTCGTTGGAAACGATTCCATCGATTGCGAAGCAAGAACTCTTCGTTCTTGAGGCAATCGAATGGTTGCTGACGATTCTATTCTCGATTGAATACGTCGCGAGACTTGTCTGTGCCCGCCACCCGTTGCGATACGCATTTAGCTTCTGGGGCATCGTCGACCTTCTCAGTATTTTGCCGACCTATATCGGGTTCTTCTTTGTCCCGCAAAATCAAACGCGTAGCTTCGCAATCCTGAGGAGTATCCGCCTGCTTAGGGCGTTCCGGGTGCTGAAGCTATGGCGGATGATGAGCGATGCCGACGAGCTCTGGCATGCGGTTTGGAACGCGAGGCACAAGATTATTGTGTTTCTGATCGTCGTCATGGTTGCCGTGACGATTAGTGGGACGCTGATGTACTTCGTCGAAACAATCGTTCCGGCTCTTGTCGCAGGGGTCCGCCCTGAACAGTACGACAGTCGGTTCGATTCCATCCCACAAGCGATGTATTGGGCGATCGTAACGATGACAACCGTCGGTTACGGAGATATTGTCCCGACGACGACGACCGGGAAGGTGATCTCCGCGACCCTGATCTTACTTGGATACAGTCTGATCATCGTTCCGAGCGGCTTCGTCACCGCCGAATTGTCGTCGCGTAGCGAGTCCGAGAAACGGACCGGAGATTCTTGCCCAAGATGTGCGACCGATGAACATTTGGTCGGTGCGATTTATTGCCATCGATGCGGCGAACGATTAGGTCGGAGTCACCAAGACTCTGAAGATCCTCTGAGAAAAGATTCTTAA
- a CDS encoding secretin N-terminal domain-containing protein gives MHPHANSDSCRTRLLQLITPVTGRTRTLVAAKLSTLVVAAACCAPTAVGQTMPSAAGNGNPNVPGGASTAPFRMPAMANAGSYAQANASQMPNASIRPVSATSVAPNPTIGATTSQAPQLRKLSVPPVHAQAIATALNLRFQGTPGVTIAPDPKSGQLVVMAPPATQATIAGQVKQMVAGAIQQTSASVSTPLTLRLENISWREFERDLKQAAGSDIPMTTRNNGNEVTFQMNVAPMKGTIVQVDRRQNFVTVHAPDPALPGWEKMIQALDRVPHRYDDVTKVHRLEDAEMAPVQRTMRLLKALRNDPLPEAPASVFANAVLQADQSADPAAQPAGDGGEVADGEEGGGPLGDVQIEYVPELGQIIVKGTTRDVQRVMELIQEIESKAELTQPDSKVVSLQHADANAVSELLTQLYEDVLSSRQGDVSITSLDNPNALLLIGRTEAIASLEELIAKIDQPIDPSSRLRVFRLQNASAVDAQETIRDFFTDRPGSEEDVRPGLGTRVRVSADYRTNSLIVSAAPRDMTEVTRLINELDVEKTTAKMELRVFQLQNAIAEDLATTLQDAFTGGDVTASEDATAPSASLTIVSVDSDERKVVESGILSGATITAETAGNSIVVRAPASSMPLIAELIRQLDRAPGIDSLVKVFTVENGDASQLTAALEQLFGSDASNTGTGVGAANLAGLPASTAAQESSLVPLRFSTDIRTNSIVASGSASDLEVVESILIRLDSEGFAERITEVIWLKNNNAIDVAAAITNYVSTRLQSQTQIQQFQQGLSAYDLLDRDIIAVAEEYSNSILLSVSPRLYEEVRSLIDRLDRRRPMVLIKVVMAEVNLNDQFEIGTELGLQDSLAFSRDQAVSDIFGSRATGASGFNFNNAGVANVNDVNRENIVGGAVSTFGLGQTNPSIGYGGFVLNAASESVSLLFRTLQDAGRAQIISTPKLMTADNTIARIEVGREIARFRGNTVSGNGVISPEIEDIQVGLIMEILPRIGRDGTIALNLDVTRSDRDQGTGTLVPTGVDGETVLIEDIINTTAQVTLSVYSGQTVIVGGLIQKIRANQSRRMPILSNIPIVGNLFKYDYEAETRNELLIVMTPMLVTSDQDLEYIKQTESSRMSWCLADVVEAHGDVGLSGGYGLWGPAIGPTIYPDVQPTIDGEMVVGDVPAGLVPDRSRDLEAELADPNGNLPVPGGPVITPAPGIAPPAMLQEESVLSPADETVLPGPVINQQSFTTPNGNGQGEQTLPASWINGK, from the coding sequence GTGCACCCTCACGCGAACTCCGATAGCTGCCGCACTCGCCTGCTGCAGTTGATCACTCCGGTGACCGGTCGGACGAGAACTCTCGTCGCGGCCAAGCTCAGCACGCTCGTGGTGGCTGCGGCATGTTGCGCCCCGACGGCGGTCGGTCAGACGATGCCTTCTGCGGCAGGCAACGGCAACCCGAATGTGCCCGGTGGAGCGTCAACGGCTCCGTTCCGGATGCCGGCGATGGCAAACGCGGGTAGCTATGCCCAAGCGAACGCGTCGCAAATGCCGAACGCTTCGATTCGACCGGTGTCCGCGACTTCGGTGGCGCCGAATCCGACCATCGGTGCGACGACCAGTCAAGCGCCCCAGCTTCGAAAACTGTCCGTCCCACCGGTTCACGCACAGGCCATCGCGACGGCGTTGAACCTGCGGTTTCAAGGCACCCCCGGTGTTACGATTGCCCCGGATCCCAAGAGCGGGCAACTGGTCGTGATGGCACCTCCGGCAACCCAGGCAACCATCGCGGGTCAAGTGAAGCAGATGGTCGCCGGTGCGATTCAACAAACATCCGCTTCGGTTAGTACTCCGTTGACGTTGCGACTGGAAAATATTTCCTGGCGAGAATTCGAACGCGATTTGAAGCAGGCGGCCGGAAGTGACATTCCGATGACGACCCGTAACAACGGGAACGAAGTGACGTTCCAGATGAACGTGGCTCCCATGAAAGGGACGATCGTCCAAGTCGATCGTCGCCAAAATTTCGTCACCGTACATGCTCCCGATCCAGCGCTTCCGGGTTGGGAAAAAATGATCCAAGCGCTCGATCGCGTGCCCCATCGCTACGACGATGTGACCAAAGTCCATCGCCTGGAAGACGCCGAGATGGCGCCTGTCCAACGAACGATGCGGTTACTCAAAGCGCTTCGTAACGATCCATTGCCCGAAGCTCCCGCAAGCGTGTTTGCCAACGCAGTGCTGCAAGCGGATCAATCCGCCGATCCGGCCGCACAACCCGCCGGCGACGGTGGCGAGGTGGCTGACGGCGAAGAAGGCGGCGGTCCGCTAGGCGATGTCCAAATCGAGTACGTCCCTGAACTCGGCCAGATCATTGTCAAAGGAACGACGCGCGACGTGCAGCGTGTGATGGAATTGATTCAAGAAATCGAATCAAAAGCCGAATTGACTCAGCCCGATTCGAAAGTGGTCAGCCTGCAGCATGCCGACGCAAACGCGGTGAGTGAATTGCTGACCCAGTTGTACGAGGACGTGCTCTCGAGCCGGCAAGGGGACGTCAGCATCACATCGCTCGACAATCCGAATGCGTTGTTACTGATCGGGCGGACCGAAGCGATTGCGTCGCTCGAAGAGTTGATCGCGAAGATCGATCAACCCATCGACCCGTCCAGCCGACTGCGTGTCTTCCGGTTGCAAAATGCCTCTGCGGTTGATGCCCAAGAAACCATTCGTGACTTCTTCACCGATCGTCCCGGGTCGGAAGAGGACGTGCGTCCCGGATTAGGAACTCGTGTTCGTGTTTCGGCTGATTACCGGACAAATTCACTGATCGTCAGTGCCGCGCCGCGGGACATGACCGAGGTGACTCGCTTGATCAATGAATTGGATGTCGAGAAAACGACCGCCAAAATGGAATTGCGAGTCTTCCAGTTGCAAAACGCGATCGCCGAAGACCTGGCAACGACACTTCAAGACGCGTTCACCGGAGGCGATGTCACGGCTAGTGAAGACGCGACGGCACCTTCGGCTTCGCTGACAATCGTTTCGGTGGATAGCGATGAACGCAAAGTCGTCGAATCGGGGATTCTCTCCGGGGCAACGATCACGGCCGAAACCGCCGGTAACTCGATCGTCGTCCGAGCCCCCGCGTCAAGCATGCCACTGATCGCCGAGTTGATTCGTCAGCTCGACCGCGCACCGGGAATCGATTCGCTGGTCAAAGTCTTCACCGTTGAAAACGGCGATGCATCACAGTTGACCGCCGCGCTTGAGCAACTCTTCGGCTCAGACGCTTCCAATACCGGAACCGGAGTCGGTGCGGCAAACTTGGCCGGACTACCGGCTTCGACGGCGGCCCAAGAAAGCTCGCTGGTCCCACTTCGATTCTCGACCGACATCCGAACCAACAGCATCGTGGCCAGCGGATCGGCGTCGGACTTGGAAGTCGTCGAAAGCATCTTGATTCGGCTCGATAGCGAAGGTTTTGCCGAGCGGATCACCGAAGTAATCTGGCTCAAGAATAACAACGCAATTGATGTTGCCGCGGCAATCACTAACTACGTCAGTACCCGTCTGCAATCGCAAACGCAAATCCAACAGTTCCAGCAGGGACTAAGTGCCTATGACTTGCTCGACCGTGACATCATCGCCGTTGCCGAGGAATACTCCAACAGCATCTTGTTGAGCGTCTCTCCGCGACTGTATGAAGAAGTGCGATCGTTGATCGATCGGCTCGATCGCCGCCGCCCGATGGTGTTGATCAAGGTTGTCATGGCGGAGGTCAACTTGAATGACCAATTCGAAATTGGAACAGAGCTTGGGCTGCAGGACTCGTTGGCCTTCAGCCGTGACCAAGCCGTCTCGGATATCTTTGGCTCGCGAGCGACCGGGGCGTCTGGGTTTAACTTCAACAACGCCGGAGTCGCGAACGTCAACGATGTCAATCGTGAAAACATCGTTGGCGGTGCGGTTTCGACCTTCGGGCTCGGACAGACCAACCCCTCGATCGGTTACGGTGGATTCGTTTTGAACGCGGCTAGCGAATCGGTCAGCTTGCTGTTCCGCACGCTACAAGATGCCGGTCGAGCACAGATCATCAGCACACCGAAGCTGATGACCGCCGACAACACGATCGCCAGGATCGAAGTCGGTCGCGAGATCGCCCGTTTCCGTGGAAATACGGTTTCCGGCAACGGCGTAATCTCCCCTGAGATCGAAGACATCCAAGTCGGTTTGATCATGGAGATCTTGCCACGAATTGGTCGCGATGGAACGATCGCACTGAACCTCGATGTGACGCGATCGGACCGCGACCAAGGCACCGGAACTTTGGTTCCAACGGGTGTCGATGGTGAAACGGTCTTGATCGAAGACATCATCAACACGACCGCCCAAGTGACCTTGTCCGTCTACAGCGGACAAACCGTGATCGTCGGTGGTTTGATCCAAAAGATCCGTGCCAACCAAAGTCGACGGATGCCAATCTTGTCGAACATTCCGATCGTGGGCAACTTGTTCAAATACGACTACGAAGCGGAGACACGAAACGAATTGTTGATCGTAATGACGCCGATGCTGGTCACGAGTGATCAGGATCTTGAGTACATCAAGCAAACCGAATCGAGTCGAATGAGCTGGTGCTTGGCCGACGTCGTCGAAGCTCACGGTGACGTCGGACTCAGCGGTGGCTATGGACTGTGGGGACCCGCGATCGGACCAACGATCTATCCCGACGTTCAACCGACGATCGATGGCGAAATGGTTGTCGGTGACGTCCCGGCCGGTCTGGTCCCCGATCGCAGCCGTGACCTGGAAGCCGAACTCGCAGACCCGAACGGCAACTTGCCAGTTCCCGGCGGACCGGTCATCACCCCAGCTCCTGGGATCGCACCGCCGGCAATGCTGCAGGAAGAATCCGTGCTGTCTCCCGCAGACGAAACAGTATTGCCTGGCCCAGTCATCAACCAGCAGTCGTTCACGACTCCCAATGGCAACGGCCAAGGCGAGCAGACTCTGCCGGCAAGCTGGATCAACGGCAAGTAA